One Diospyros lotus cultivar Yz01 chromosome 1, ASM1463336v1, whole genome shotgun sequence genomic window carries:
- the LOC127799855 gene encoding histone-lysine N-methyltransferase EZA1 isoform X3 encodes MMVSKSSDSASKLRKSHAEQASDEFGNLTQKIQQLKKQIQADRVLSIREKLEENRKKLEGHVSLLVSGAFSRNSISVVEANSQGEMLSSRIENPFCKINGFAQGSGDKEQINIQEVLFSTSAKLPYIEKIPPYTTWIFLDRNQRMAEDQSVVGRRRIYYDPHGSEALICSDSEEEIAEPEEEKHEFSEGEDRILWMTFKEYGLNEEVLNIISQYIGGTTSEIQERCYMLKEKNQEKHDQDFNGDEENGSEKNNLLERSLSAALDSFDNLFCRRCLVFDCRLHGCSQSPIYSNEKHSYSSESDEDGKPCSDQCYLRLKFVQDLPESSVVNTLHRPESKSSDEAVRTPVLPSSEEAGDVMHYEMGKRKVQKCTNTEPDSLVLASDDVQGSSKKQKSLSAQKTDSMVCEGFLNVDSSSNTEVGDIEFETGYKNELLMPNKDAEHLLYESASDKFRCPVDVPRPGLEDRVIYEAKGISHGTEVPVLKESTNFVEGQVEAVLNNSEWKPFEKELYLKGIEMFGRNSCLIARNLLSGLKTCIEVSSYMYNDSAALPCGAIDLPSSFSEDNNKVDAEFMERETPTRSRLIRRRGRTRKLKYSWKSAGHPSMWKRIAGGKNQSCKQYKPCGCQPMCGKQCPCLHNGTCCEKYCGCSKSCKNRFRGCHCAKSQCRSRQCPCFAAGRECDPDVCRNCWVSCGDGSLGEPPRQGDGQCGNMRLLLRQQQRILLAKSEVAGWGAFLKNPVNKNDYLGEYTGELISHREADKRGKIYDRANSSFLFDLNDQYVLDAYRKGDKLKFANHSSNPNCYAKVMLVAGDHRVGIFAKEHIEASEELFYDYRYGPDQAPAWARKPEDSKRDDSSISQGRAKKHQSH; translated from the exons ATGATGGTCTCCAAATCAAGCGACTCTGCTTCTAAACTCAGA AAATCACATGCAGAACAGGCCAGTGATGAATTTGGGAATTTAACACAGAAGATACAACAGCTGAAAAAGCAGATTCAAGCAGACAGAGTTCTTTCAATTAGA GAAAAACTCGAAGAGAACAGAAAGAAGCTAGAAGGCCATGTTTCTTTGCTTGTGTCAGGAGCATTCTCGAGAAATAGTATTTCAGTCGTGGAGGCCAATAGTCAAGGTGAAATGCTTTCTTCAAGAATTGAAAATCCATTTTGCAAGATTAATGGATTTGCTCAAGGATCTGGTGATAAAGAACAAATTAACATTCAAGAAGTTTTATTCTCAACAAGTGCCAAGCTTCCATATATTGAGAAGATACCACCATATACTACTTGGATATTTTTGGACAG GAATCAGAGAATGGCTGAAGATCAGTCAGTTGTTGGAAGGAGACGTATTTATTATGATCCACATGGAAGTGAAGCACTTATCTGCAGTGATAGTGAGGAAGAGATTGCAGAACCAGAGGAAGAGAAACATGAATTTTCTGAGGGGGAAGATCGCATCCTATG GATGACCTTCAAGGAGTATGGGCTCAATGAGGAAGTGCTCAACATTATTAGTCAATACATTGGAGGCACCACTTCTGAAATCCAG GAGCGTTGTTACATGCTCAAGGAAAAAAATCAGGAGAAACATGACCAAGACTTTAATGGAGATGAGGAGAATGGATCAGAGAAGAACAACTTGCTGGAAAGAAGTCTTAGTGCTGCATTAGATTCTTTTGACAATCTGTTTTGTCGTCGGTGTTTG GTTTTTGACTGCCGTCTGCATGGCTGTTCCCAGAGTCCCATTTATTCT AATGAAAAGCATTCATATTCCTCTGAATCAGATGAAGATGGAAAACCTTGCAGTGATCAGTGTTACCTGAGG TTAAAATTTGTCCAAGACTTGCCAGAAAGTTCAGTGGTTAATACCTTACATAGACCTGAAAGTAAAAGTTCAGACGAGGCAGTCAGGACCCCAGTCCTGCCCAGTTCTGAGGAGGCAGGTGATG TGATGCATTACGAAATGGGGAAACGTAAGGTCCAAAAATGTACAAATACTGAGCCAGATAGCCTTGTATTGGCTTCAGATGATGTCCAAGGTTCTAGCAAAAAACAGAAAAGTTTATCAGCTCAGAAAACCGATAGCATGGTTTGTGAAGGATTTCTGAATGTGGATTCAAGTTCAAATACAGAAGTTGGAGACATTGAATTTGAGACAGGGTATAAAAATGAGCTCCTTATGCCCAATAAAGATGCAGAGCATTTATTATATGAATCTGCTTCAGATAAATTCAGATGTCCAGTTGATGTTCCCAGGCCTGGGCTTGAGGATCGTGTCATATATGAAGCAAAAGGGATTAGCCATGGTACAGAAGTGCCTGTTTTGAAGGAATCAACCAATTTTGTGGAAGGACAAGTTGAAGCGGTTTTAAACAACAGTGAGTGGAAACCTTTTGAGAAAGAACTATACTTGAAGGGAATAGAGATGTTTGGGAGAAACAG TTGTCTTATAGCGAGGAACTTACTCTCTGGCTTGAAGACTTGCATAGAAGTCTCCAGTTACATGTACAATGATAGTGCTGCACTGCCTTGTGGAGCTATTGACTTACCAAGTTCATTTTCAGAAGACAACAATAAAGTTGATGCAGAATTTATG GAGCGAGAGACACCAACAAGGTCAAGGTTAATCCGTAGAAGGGGCAGAACACGGAAGCTTAAATATTCGTGGAAGTCAGCTGGCCATCCATCAATGTGGAAAAGAATTGCAGGTGGTAAAAACCAGTCCTGTAAGCAATATAAACCATGTGGATGTCAGCCTATGTGTGGAAAGCAATGCCCTTGTCTGCATAATGGAACTTGCTGTGAGAAGTACTGTGG GTGCTCCAAAAGCTGTAAAAACCGGTTCAGGGGATGCCACTGTGCAAAGAGTCAATGCAGAAGCCGGCAATGCCCATGCTTTGCTGCTGGACGGGAATGTGATCCAGATGTTTGTAGAAACTGTTGGGTTAG CTGTGGGGATGGTTCATTAGGTGAGCCACCAAGGCAAGGAGATGGCCAGTGTGGAAATATGAGACTCCTTCTGAGACAACAACAAAGG ATCCTTTTAGCAAAATCTGAGGTTGCTGGATGGGGAGCCTTCTTAAAG AACCCTGTCAACAAAAATGATTATCTTGGAGAATACACTGGTGAATTGATTTCACACAGAGAAGCAGATAAACGTGGGAAGATTTATGATCGTGCAAACTCATCTTTTCTCTTTGACTTGAATGATCAG TATGTCCTTGATGCCTACCGCAAAGGTGACAAGCTGAAATTTGCTAACCACTCGTCAAATCCCAACTGTTATGCAAAG GTAATGCTGGTTGCTGGTGATCATCGAGTTGGCATTTTTGCCAAGGAGCATATTGAAGCTAGCGAGGAGCTCTTCTATGATTACCGGTATGGACCTGATCAAGCTCCTGCCTGGGCTCGAAAGCCAGAGGATTCAAAGAGAGATGATTCATCGATTTCTCAAGGTCGAGCGAAGAAACACCAGTCTCATTGA
- the LOC127799855 gene encoding histone-lysine N-methyltransferase EZA1 isoform X1, whose amino-acid sequence MMVSKSSDSASKLRKSHAEQASDEFGNLTQKIQQLKKQIQADRVLSIREKLEENRKKLEGHVSLLVSGAFSRNSISVVEANSQGEMLSSRIENPFCKINGFAQGSGDKEQINIQEVLFSTSAKLPYIEKIPPYTTWIFLDRNQRMAEDQSVVGRRRIYYDPHGSEALICSDSEEEIAEPEEEKHEFSEGEDRILWMTFKEYGLNEEVLNIISQYIGGTTSEIQERCYMLKEKNQEKHDQDFNGDEENGSEKNNLLERSLSAALDSFDNLFCRRCLVFDCRLHGCSQSPIYSNEKHSYSSESDEDGKPCSDQCYLRLKFVQDLPESSVVNTLHRPESKSSDEAVRTPVLPSSEEAGDVMHYEMGKRKVQKCTNTEPDSLVLASDDVQGSSKKQKSLSAQKTDSMVCEGFLNVDSSSNTEVGDIEFETGYKNELLMPNKDAEHLLYESASDKFRCPVDVPRPGLEDRVIYEAKGISHGTEVPVLKESTNFVEGQVEAVLNNSEWKPFEKELYLKGIEMFGRNRLFSCLIARNLLSGLKTCIEVSSYMYNDSAALPCGAIDLPSSFSEDNNKVDAEFMERETPTRSRLIRRRGRTRKLKYSWKSAGHPSMWKRIAGGKNQSCKQYKPCGCQPMCGKQCPCLHNGTCCEKYCGCSKSCKNRFRGCHCAKSQCRSRQCPCFAAGRECDPDVCRNCWVSCGDGSLGEPPRQGDGQCGNMRLLLRQQQRILLAKSEVAGWGAFLKNPVNKNDYLGEYTGELISHREADKRGKIYDRANSSFLFDLNDQYVLDAYRKGDKLKFANHSSNPNCYAKVMLVAGDHRVGIFAKEHIEASEELFYDYRYGPDQAPAWARKPEDSKRDDSSISQGRAKKHQSH is encoded by the exons ATGATGGTCTCCAAATCAAGCGACTCTGCTTCTAAACTCAGA AAATCACATGCAGAACAGGCCAGTGATGAATTTGGGAATTTAACACAGAAGATACAACAGCTGAAAAAGCAGATTCAAGCAGACAGAGTTCTTTCAATTAGA GAAAAACTCGAAGAGAACAGAAAGAAGCTAGAAGGCCATGTTTCTTTGCTTGTGTCAGGAGCATTCTCGAGAAATAGTATTTCAGTCGTGGAGGCCAATAGTCAAGGTGAAATGCTTTCTTCAAGAATTGAAAATCCATTTTGCAAGATTAATGGATTTGCTCAAGGATCTGGTGATAAAGAACAAATTAACATTCAAGAAGTTTTATTCTCAACAAGTGCCAAGCTTCCATATATTGAGAAGATACCACCATATACTACTTGGATATTTTTGGACAG GAATCAGAGAATGGCTGAAGATCAGTCAGTTGTTGGAAGGAGACGTATTTATTATGATCCACATGGAAGTGAAGCACTTATCTGCAGTGATAGTGAGGAAGAGATTGCAGAACCAGAGGAAGAGAAACATGAATTTTCTGAGGGGGAAGATCGCATCCTATG GATGACCTTCAAGGAGTATGGGCTCAATGAGGAAGTGCTCAACATTATTAGTCAATACATTGGAGGCACCACTTCTGAAATCCAG GAGCGTTGTTACATGCTCAAGGAAAAAAATCAGGAGAAACATGACCAAGACTTTAATGGAGATGAGGAGAATGGATCAGAGAAGAACAACTTGCTGGAAAGAAGTCTTAGTGCTGCATTAGATTCTTTTGACAATCTGTTTTGTCGTCGGTGTTTG GTTTTTGACTGCCGTCTGCATGGCTGTTCCCAGAGTCCCATTTATTCT AATGAAAAGCATTCATATTCCTCTGAATCAGATGAAGATGGAAAACCTTGCAGTGATCAGTGTTACCTGAGG TTAAAATTTGTCCAAGACTTGCCAGAAAGTTCAGTGGTTAATACCTTACATAGACCTGAAAGTAAAAGTTCAGACGAGGCAGTCAGGACCCCAGTCCTGCCCAGTTCTGAGGAGGCAGGTGATG TGATGCATTACGAAATGGGGAAACGTAAGGTCCAAAAATGTACAAATACTGAGCCAGATAGCCTTGTATTGGCTTCAGATGATGTCCAAGGTTCTAGCAAAAAACAGAAAAGTTTATCAGCTCAGAAAACCGATAGCATGGTTTGTGAAGGATTTCTGAATGTGGATTCAAGTTCAAATACAGAAGTTGGAGACATTGAATTTGAGACAGGGTATAAAAATGAGCTCCTTATGCCCAATAAAGATGCAGAGCATTTATTATATGAATCTGCTTCAGATAAATTCAGATGTCCAGTTGATGTTCCCAGGCCTGGGCTTGAGGATCGTGTCATATATGAAGCAAAAGGGATTAGCCATGGTACAGAAGTGCCTGTTTTGAAGGAATCAACCAATTTTGTGGAAGGACAAGTTGAAGCGGTTTTAAACAACAGTGAGTGGAAACCTTTTGAGAAAGAACTATACTTGAAGGGAATAGAGATGTTTGGGAGAAACAG GCTTTTCAGTTGTCTTATAGCGAGGAACTTACTCTCTGGCTTGAAGACTTGCATAGAAGTCTCCAGTTACATGTACAATGATAGTGCTGCACTGCCTTGTGGAGCTATTGACTTACCAAGTTCATTTTCAGAAGACAACAATAAAGTTGATGCAGAATTTATG GAGCGAGAGACACCAACAAGGTCAAGGTTAATCCGTAGAAGGGGCAGAACACGGAAGCTTAAATATTCGTGGAAGTCAGCTGGCCATCCATCAATGTGGAAAAGAATTGCAGGTGGTAAAAACCAGTCCTGTAAGCAATATAAACCATGTGGATGTCAGCCTATGTGTGGAAAGCAATGCCCTTGTCTGCATAATGGAACTTGCTGTGAGAAGTACTGTGG GTGCTCCAAAAGCTGTAAAAACCGGTTCAGGGGATGCCACTGTGCAAAGAGTCAATGCAGAAGCCGGCAATGCCCATGCTTTGCTGCTGGACGGGAATGTGATCCAGATGTTTGTAGAAACTGTTGGGTTAG CTGTGGGGATGGTTCATTAGGTGAGCCACCAAGGCAAGGAGATGGCCAGTGTGGAAATATGAGACTCCTTCTGAGACAACAACAAAGG ATCCTTTTAGCAAAATCTGAGGTTGCTGGATGGGGAGCCTTCTTAAAG AACCCTGTCAACAAAAATGATTATCTTGGAGAATACACTGGTGAATTGATTTCACACAGAGAAGCAGATAAACGTGGGAAGATTTATGATCGTGCAAACTCATCTTTTCTCTTTGACTTGAATGATCAG TATGTCCTTGATGCCTACCGCAAAGGTGACAAGCTGAAATTTGCTAACCACTCGTCAAATCCCAACTGTTATGCAAAG GTAATGCTGGTTGCTGGTGATCATCGAGTTGGCATTTTTGCCAAGGAGCATATTGAAGCTAGCGAGGAGCTCTTCTATGATTACCGGTATGGACCTGATCAAGCTCCTGCCTGGGCTCGAAAGCCAGAGGATTCAAAGAGAGATGATTCATCGATTTCTCAAGGTCGAGCGAAGAAACACCAGTCTCATTGA
- the LOC127799855 gene encoding histone-lysine N-methyltransferase EZA1 isoform X4, translated as MMVSKSSDSASKLRASDEFGNLTQKIQQLKKQIQADRVLSIREKLEENRKKLEGHVSLLVSGAFSRNSISVVEANSQGEMLSSRIENPFCKINGFAQGSGDKEQINIQEVLFSTSAKLPYIEKIPPYTTWIFLDRNQRMAEDQSVVGRRRIYYDPHGSEALICSDSEEEIAEPEEEKHEFSEGEDRILWMTFKEYGLNEEVLNIISQYIGGTTSEIQERCYMLKEKNQEKHDQDFNGDEENGSEKNNLLERSLSAALDSFDNLFCRRCLVFDCRLHGCSQSPIYSNEKHSYSSESDEDGKPCSDQCYLRLKFVQDLPESSVVNTLHRPESKSSDEAVRTPVLPSSEEAGDVMHYEMGKRKVQKCTNTEPDSLVLASDDVQGSSKKQKSLSAQKTDSMVCEGFLNVDSSSNTEVGDIEFETGYKNELLMPNKDAEHLLYESASDKFRCPVDVPRPGLEDRVIYEAKGISHGTEVPVLKESTNFVEGQVEAVLNNSEWKPFEKELYLKGIEMFGRNRLFSCLIARNLLSGLKTCIEVSSYMYNDSAALPCGAIDLPSSFSEDNNKVDAEFMERETPTRSRLIRRRGRTRKLKYSWKSAGHPSMWKRIAGGKNQSCKQYKPCGCQPMCGKQCPCLHNGTCCEKYCGCSKSCKNRFRGCHCAKSQCRSRQCPCFAAGRECDPDVCRNCWVSCGDGSLGEPPRQGDGQCGNMRLLLRQQQRILLAKSEVAGWGAFLKNPVNKNDYLGEYTGELISHREADKRGKIYDRANSSFLFDLNDQYVLDAYRKGDKLKFANHSSNPNCYAKVMLVAGDHRVGIFAKEHIEASEELFYDYRYGPDQAPAWARKPEDSKRDDSSISQGRAKKHQSH; from the exons ATGATGGTCTCCAAATCAAGCGACTCTGCTTCTAAACTCAGA GCCAGTGATGAATTTGGGAATTTAACACAGAAGATACAACAGCTGAAAAAGCAGATTCAAGCAGACAGAGTTCTTTCAATTAGA GAAAAACTCGAAGAGAACAGAAAGAAGCTAGAAGGCCATGTTTCTTTGCTTGTGTCAGGAGCATTCTCGAGAAATAGTATTTCAGTCGTGGAGGCCAATAGTCAAGGTGAAATGCTTTCTTCAAGAATTGAAAATCCATTTTGCAAGATTAATGGATTTGCTCAAGGATCTGGTGATAAAGAACAAATTAACATTCAAGAAGTTTTATTCTCAACAAGTGCCAAGCTTCCATATATTGAGAAGATACCACCATATACTACTTGGATATTTTTGGACAG GAATCAGAGAATGGCTGAAGATCAGTCAGTTGTTGGAAGGAGACGTATTTATTATGATCCACATGGAAGTGAAGCACTTATCTGCAGTGATAGTGAGGAAGAGATTGCAGAACCAGAGGAAGAGAAACATGAATTTTCTGAGGGGGAAGATCGCATCCTATG GATGACCTTCAAGGAGTATGGGCTCAATGAGGAAGTGCTCAACATTATTAGTCAATACATTGGAGGCACCACTTCTGAAATCCAG GAGCGTTGTTACATGCTCAAGGAAAAAAATCAGGAGAAACATGACCAAGACTTTAATGGAGATGAGGAGAATGGATCAGAGAAGAACAACTTGCTGGAAAGAAGTCTTAGTGCTGCATTAGATTCTTTTGACAATCTGTTTTGTCGTCGGTGTTTG GTTTTTGACTGCCGTCTGCATGGCTGTTCCCAGAGTCCCATTTATTCT AATGAAAAGCATTCATATTCCTCTGAATCAGATGAAGATGGAAAACCTTGCAGTGATCAGTGTTACCTGAGG TTAAAATTTGTCCAAGACTTGCCAGAAAGTTCAGTGGTTAATACCTTACATAGACCTGAAAGTAAAAGTTCAGACGAGGCAGTCAGGACCCCAGTCCTGCCCAGTTCTGAGGAGGCAGGTGATG TGATGCATTACGAAATGGGGAAACGTAAGGTCCAAAAATGTACAAATACTGAGCCAGATAGCCTTGTATTGGCTTCAGATGATGTCCAAGGTTCTAGCAAAAAACAGAAAAGTTTATCAGCTCAGAAAACCGATAGCATGGTTTGTGAAGGATTTCTGAATGTGGATTCAAGTTCAAATACAGAAGTTGGAGACATTGAATTTGAGACAGGGTATAAAAATGAGCTCCTTATGCCCAATAAAGATGCAGAGCATTTATTATATGAATCTGCTTCAGATAAATTCAGATGTCCAGTTGATGTTCCCAGGCCTGGGCTTGAGGATCGTGTCATATATGAAGCAAAAGGGATTAGCCATGGTACAGAAGTGCCTGTTTTGAAGGAATCAACCAATTTTGTGGAAGGACAAGTTGAAGCGGTTTTAAACAACAGTGAGTGGAAACCTTTTGAGAAAGAACTATACTTGAAGGGAATAGAGATGTTTGGGAGAAACAG GCTTTTCAGTTGTCTTATAGCGAGGAACTTACTCTCTGGCTTGAAGACTTGCATAGAAGTCTCCAGTTACATGTACAATGATAGTGCTGCACTGCCTTGTGGAGCTATTGACTTACCAAGTTCATTTTCAGAAGACAACAATAAAGTTGATGCAGAATTTATG GAGCGAGAGACACCAACAAGGTCAAGGTTAATCCGTAGAAGGGGCAGAACACGGAAGCTTAAATATTCGTGGAAGTCAGCTGGCCATCCATCAATGTGGAAAAGAATTGCAGGTGGTAAAAACCAGTCCTGTAAGCAATATAAACCATGTGGATGTCAGCCTATGTGTGGAAAGCAATGCCCTTGTCTGCATAATGGAACTTGCTGTGAGAAGTACTGTGG GTGCTCCAAAAGCTGTAAAAACCGGTTCAGGGGATGCCACTGTGCAAAGAGTCAATGCAGAAGCCGGCAATGCCCATGCTTTGCTGCTGGACGGGAATGTGATCCAGATGTTTGTAGAAACTGTTGGGTTAG CTGTGGGGATGGTTCATTAGGTGAGCCACCAAGGCAAGGAGATGGCCAGTGTGGAAATATGAGACTCCTTCTGAGACAACAACAAAGG ATCCTTTTAGCAAAATCTGAGGTTGCTGGATGGGGAGCCTTCTTAAAG AACCCTGTCAACAAAAATGATTATCTTGGAGAATACACTGGTGAATTGATTTCACACAGAGAAGCAGATAAACGTGGGAAGATTTATGATCGTGCAAACTCATCTTTTCTCTTTGACTTGAATGATCAG TATGTCCTTGATGCCTACCGCAAAGGTGACAAGCTGAAATTTGCTAACCACTCGTCAAATCCCAACTGTTATGCAAAG GTAATGCTGGTTGCTGGTGATCATCGAGTTGGCATTTTTGCCAAGGAGCATATTGAAGCTAGCGAGGAGCTCTTCTATGATTACCGGTATGGACCTGATCAAGCTCCTGCCTGGGCTCGAAAGCCAGAGGATTCAAAGAGAGATGATTCATCGATTTCTCAAGGTCGAGCGAAGAAACACCAGTCTCATTGA
- the LOC127799855 gene encoding histone-lysine N-methyltransferase EZA1 isoform X5: protein MMVSKSSDSASKLRKSHAEQASDEFGNLTQKIQQLKKQIQADRVLSIREKLEENRKKLEGHVSLLVSGAFSRNSISVVEANSQGEMLSSRIENPFCKINGFAQGSGDKEQINIQEVLFSTSAKLPYIEKIPPYTTWIFLDRNQRMAEDQSVVGRRRIYYDPHGSEALICSDSEEEIAEPEEEKHEFSEGEDRILWMTFKEYGLNEEVLNIISQYIGGTTSEIQERCYMLKEKNQEKHDQDFNGDEENGSEKNNLLERSLSAALDSFDNLFCRRCLVFDCRLHGCSQSPIYSNEKHSYSSESDEDGKPCSDQCYLRLKFVQDLPESSVVNTLHRPESKSSDEAVRTPVLPSSEEAGDVMHYEMGKRKVQKCTNTEPDSLVLASDDVQGSSKKQKSLSAQKTDSMVCEGFLNVDSSSNTEVGDIEFETGPGLEDRVIYEAKGISHGTEVPVLKESTNFVEGQVEAVLNNSEWKPFEKELYLKGIEMFGRNRLFSCLIARNLLSGLKTCIEVSSYMYNDSAALPCGAIDLPSSFSEDNNKVDAEFMERETPTRSRLIRRRGRTRKLKYSWKSAGHPSMWKRIAGGKNQSCKQYKPCGCQPMCGKQCPCLHNGTCCEKYCGCSKSCKNRFRGCHCAKSQCRSRQCPCFAAGRECDPDVCRNCWVSCGDGSLGEPPRQGDGQCGNMRLLLRQQQRILLAKSEVAGWGAFLKNPVNKNDYLGEYTGELISHREADKRGKIYDRANSSFLFDLNDQYVLDAYRKGDKLKFANHSSNPNCYAKVMLVAGDHRVGIFAKEHIEASEELFYDYRYGPDQAPAWARKPEDSKRDDSSISQGRAKKHQSH, encoded by the exons ATGATGGTCTCCAAATCAAGCGACTCTGCTTCTAAACTCAGA AAATCACATGCAGAACAGGCCAGTGATGAATTTGGGAATTTAACACAGAAGATACAACAGCTGAAAAAGCAGATTCAAGCAGACAGAGTTCTTTCAATTAGA GAAAAACTCGAAGAGAACAGAAAGAAGCTAGAAGGCCATGTTTCTTTGCTTGTGTCAGGAGCATTCTCGAGAAATAGTATTTCAGTCGTGGAGGCCAATAGTCAAGGTGAAATGCTTTCTTCAAGAATTGAAAATCCATTTTGCAAGATTAATGGATTTGCTCAAGGATCTGGTGATAAAGAACAAATTAACATTCAAGAAGTTTTATTCTCAACAAGTGCCAAGCTTCCATATATTGAGAAGATACCACCATATACTACTTGGATATTTTTGGACAG GAATCAGAGAATGGCTGAAGATCAGTCAGTTGTTGGAAGGAGACGTATTTATTATGATCCACATGGAAGTGAAGCACTTATCTGCAGTGATAGTGAGGAAGAGATTGCAGAACCAGAGGAAGAGAAACATGAATTTTCTGAGGGGGAAGATCGCATCCTATG GATGACCTTCAAGGAGTATGGGCTCAATGAGGAAGTGCTCAACATTATTAGTCAATACATTGGAGGCACCACTTCTGAAATCCAG GAGCGTTGTTACATGCTCAAGGAAAAAAATCAGGAGAAACATGACCAAGACTTTAATGGAGATGAGGAGAATGGATCAGAGAAGAACAACTTGCTGGAAAGAAGTCTTAGTGCTGCATTAGATTCTTTTGACAATCTGTTTTGTCGTCGGTGTTTG GTTTTTGACTGCCGTCTGCATGGCTGTTCCCAGAGTCCCATTTATTCT AATGAAAAGCATTCATATTCCTCTGAATCAGATGAAGATGGAAAACCTTGCAGTGATCAGTGTTACCTGAGG TTAAAATTTGTCCAAGACTTGCCAGAAAGTTCAGTGGTTAATACCTTACATAGACCTGAAAGTAAAAGTTCAGACGAGGCAGTCAGGACCCCAGTCCTGCCCAGTTCTGAGGAGGCAGGTGATG TGATGCATTACGAAATGGGGAAACGTAAGGTCCAAAAATGTACAAATACTGAGCCAGATAGCCTTGTATTGGCTTCAGATGATGTCCAAGGTTCTAGCAAAAAACAGAAAAGTTTATCAGCTCAGAAAACCGATAGCATGGTTTGTGAAGGATTTCTGAATGTGGATTCAAGTTCAAATACAGAAGTTGGAGACATTGAATTTGAGACAGG GCCTGGGCTTGAGGATCGTGTCATATATGAAGCAAAAGGGATTAGCCATGGTACAGAAGTGCCTGTTTTGAAGGAATCAACCAATTTTGTGGAAGGACAAGTTGAAGCGGTTTTAAACAACAGTGAGTGGAAACCTTTTGAGAAAGAACTATACTTGAAGGGAATAGAGATGTTTGGGAGAAACAG GCTTTTCAGTTGTCTTATAGCGAGGAACTTACTCTCTGGCTTGAAGACTTGCATAGAAGTCTCCAGTTACATGTACAATGATAGTGCTGCACTGCCTTGTGGAGCTATTGACTTACCAAGTTCATTTTCAGAAGACAACAATAAAGTTGATGCAGAATTTATG GAGCGAGAGACACCAACAAGGTCAAGGTTAATCCGTAGAAGGGGCAGAACACGGAAGCTTAAATATTCGTGGAAGTCAGCTGGCCATCCATCAATGTGGAAAAGAATTGCAGGTGGTAAAAACCAGTCCTGTAAGCAATATAAACCATGTGGATGTCAGCCTATGTGTGGAAAGCAATGCCCTTGTCTGCATAATGGAACTTGCTGTGAGAAGTACTGTGG GTGCTCCAAAAGCTGTAAAAACCGGTTCAGGGGATGCCACTGTGCAAAGAGTCAATGCAGAAGCCGGCAATGCCCATGCTTTGCTGCTGGACGGGAATGTGATCCAGATGTTTGTAGAAACTGTTGGGTTAG CTGTGGGGATGGTTCATTAGGTGAGCCACCAAGGCAAGGAGATGGCCAGTGTGGAAATATGAGACTCCTTCTGAGACAACAACAAAGG ATCCTTTTAGCAAAATCTGAGGTTGCTGGATGGGGAGCCTTCTTAAAG AACCCTGTCAACAAAAATGATTATCTTGGAGAATACACTGGTGAATTGATTTCACACAGAGAAGCAGATAAACGTGGGAAGATTTATGATCGTGCAAACTCATCTTTTCTCTTTGACTTGAATGATCAG TATGTCCTTGATGCCTACCGCAAAGGTGACAAGCTGAAATTTGCTAACCACTCGTCAAATCCCAACTGTTATGCAAAG GTAATGCTGGTTGCTGGTGATCATCGAGTTGGCATTTTTGCCAAGGAGCATATTGAAGCTAGCGAGGAGCTCTTCTATGATTACCGGTATGGACCTGATCAAGCTCCTGCCTGGGCTCGAAAGCCAGAGGATTCAAAGAGAGATGATTCATCGATTTCTCAAGGTCGAGCGAAGAAACACCAGTCTCATTGA